The Bradyrhizobium oligotrophicum S58 genome contains the following window.
GAGATCATGCACTCCGGGTGCCGTCCGCCTGACGATGCTGTGCGCGGCGCTCGGCCTGTCGGGCTGCGCCACGGCGCCGATGACGCAGAGCGGCGCGCTCGCATCCTATCAGTCGCTGGCGGAGTCGAACGGCGTGCTCGCCAAGTCGCTGCTCAACGTCGACAAGGACAATGTGCTGGCGGCGCAGACCGTGCGCATCATGCCGACATCGTTCTCGGGCGAGGCCGGCGCGGTGCTGACGGAGCAGCAGCGGCAGCTCGTGGCCAATGCCGTCGATCGCGCGCTGTGTCTCAATCTGAGTGAACGCCTCACGGTCGTGGCGCCCAATCAGAGGGCCGATTTGACGACCCGCACCTTCATCACCCAGGCGACGCCGACCGATCCGGTCGCCGCCGGCGCGTCCAAGGTCGTGTCGGCTGTGCCCGGCGCGCTCGGCGTTCCCGTCCCGGTGCCGCGGCTGCCGATCGGGCTCGGCAGTCTCAGCGTCGAAGCCGAGGCGCTCGACCGCAAGGGCCGCCAGCAGGCCGCGATGGTGTGGGCGCGCGGCGCCAACTCGTTCACCAACTCGCCGGTGCTGTCCCAGGCCGGCGATGCCTACGATCTGGCAAGCTCCTTCAGCGCCGATTTCGGCCAGATGCTGGTGACCGGCGAGACCCCGTTCGGCAAGGCCCCGAAGCTGCCGTCGATCGCACGGATCGGGGCGGCCCTCGGCGGCAAGCCGAAGAACGCCGCCTGCGAGGCGTTCGGCCGGGATCCCGGTGTCATCGGCATGGTCGCGAACCGTCTCGGCGCCCCGCCGGAATGGGTCGACAAGGGCGCGGCGGCAAAGGATGCACAGGCGAGCACGCAGATGGCGAAGCAGTAGCGGCGCGGACGAATATCGTGCGAGGCCTCCATCCGAGGGGCTGTGTTCAATGGCAGTCGGTTGAGTAGCCGATAGCTCGCTCTCACTTCTGCTCATGAGGTGTTCAAAGCTTGCGGCTTGCTCGGTGCACCTCGCCCCGCTTGCGGGGAGAGGTCGGATTGCATCGAAAGATGCAATCCGGGTGAGGGGGTACAGTTCTCACCACGAACACT
Protein-coding sequences here:
- a CDS encoding DUF3313 domain-containing protein, which produces MVEIDVAAVVRSCTPGAVRLTMLCAALGLSGCATAPMTQSGALASYQSLAESNGVLAKSLLNVDKDNVLAAQTVRIMPTSFSGEAGAVLTEQQRQLVANAVDRALCLNLSERLTVVAPNQRADLTTRTFITQATPTDPVAAGASKVVSAVPGALGVPVPVPRLPIGLGSLSVEAEALDRKGRQQAAMVWARGANSFTNSPVLSQAGDAYDLASSFSADFGQMLVTGETPFGKAPKLPSIARIGAALGGKPKNAACEAFGRDPGVIGMVANRLGAPPEWVDKGAAAKDAQASTQMAKQ